The following proteins are co-located in the Robbsia betulipollinis genome:
- a CDS encoding lytic transglycosylase domain-containing protein, whose amino-acid sequence MVRVYRVVAASLAALVLAACSSPGTVQAQTAPADADQVFVALREAARRNDAPTAARLAAQIPDYPAPGYVDYYRIKPTMFDASGRALLDAPDDQIQAFLSRYDGTAIADRMRNDYLVVLGGRHDWRQFLAEYPRFALNDDTQVKCYALEARASKGENVADAARALLVEPRWYGDGCVDLIGALAASGQFTSDDVWAQIRLAYEGNYTSLGSRITDALGSDKPSDATLSMATDKPPLYLAGTIRTNAGAHQLALLAITRMAANDPAQAAIAYAGVEPRLTAQERGIGWAAIAYRAALRQLPSAVDWYRLSVDAPMSNNAYEWRTRAALAAQDWTMVRWSIEAMPPALRNQPSWIYWRGRALAQAGDAVGAATLFQSISGQYNFYGQLATEALGQPITLPPRTPVSATEVRQAAQNPGFALAQRFYSMNLRLEGNREWNWQLRGMTDRQLIAAAAYANQIEVFDRAVNTADKTRVEHDFSLRYLSPFRSIVDRYAASTGLDVEWAYGLMRQESRFIYNARSGVGASGLMQLMPGTADLVARRLGLGRLSRDQINELDMNIQLGTNYLAMVYNQFDQSPVLASAGYNAGPGRSRQWRQALTRPVEGAIFAETIPFNETRDYVKNVLSNTTYYGVLFEGRPQSLKSRLGIISP is encoded by the coding sequence ATGGTTCGAGTATATCGCGTGGTGGCCGCCTCGCTGGCGGCGCTCGTGCTGGCAGCATGCAGTTCTCCGGGGACGGTGCAGGCGCAAACCGCGCCGGCCGATGCCGATCAGGTCTTCGTCGCGCTGCGCGAGGCCGCACGCCGCAACGACGCGCCCACGGCCGCGCGACTCGCCGCGCAAATTCCCGATTACCCCGCGCCCGGTTACGTGGACTACTACCGGATCAAGCCAACGATGTTCGATGCGTCGGGTCGCGCGCTGCTCGACGCGCCCGACGATCAGATCCAGGCCTTCCTGAGCCGCTACGACGGCACCGCGATCGCCGACCGGATGCGCAACGATTACCTCGTCGTGCTGGGCGGACGCCACGACTGGCGTCAGTTCCTCGCCGAGTATCCGCGTTTCGCCCTGAACGACGATACGCAGGTCAAGTGCTATGCGCTCGAGGCCCGTGCGTCGAAAGGCGAGAACGTCGCCGACGCGGCCCGCGCGCTGCTGGTCGAGCCGCGCTGGTACGGCGACGGCTGCGTGGATCTGATCGGCGCGCTGGCGGCGTCCGGGCAGTTCACCTCGGACGACGTCTGGGCGCAGATCCGTCTCGCCTACGAAGGCAATTACACGTCGCTGGGCTCCCGGATCACCGACGCGCTCGGCAGCGACAAACCGAGCGACGCGACGCTGTCGATGGCGACCGACAAGCCGCCGCTCTACCTGGCCGGCACGATCCGCACCAACGCCGGGGCGCATCAACTGGCGCTGCTCGCCATCACCCGGATGGCGGCGAACGACCCGGCGCAGGCGGCCATCGCCTACGCGGGCGTCGAGCCACGGTTGACGGCGCAGGAGCGCGGCATCGGCTGGGCTGCGATCGCCTACCGCGCGGCGCTCAGGCAATTGCCGTCGGCGGTCGACTGGTACCGCCTGTCGGTGGATGCGCCCATGTCGAACAATGCGTACGAGTGGCGCACGCGCGCCGCGCTCGCCGCGCAGGACTGGACGATGGTGCGCTGGTCGATCGAGGCGATGCCGCCGGCGCTGCGCAACCAGCCGAGCTGGATCTACTGGCGCGGCCGCGCGCTCGCGCAGGCGGGAGACGCGGTGGGCGCGGCGACGCTGTTCCAGTCGATCTCCGGCCAATACAATTTCTACGGCCAGCTCGCCACCGAGGCGCTGGGCCAGCCGATCACCCTCCCGCCGCGCACGCCGGTGAGCGCGACCGAGGTGCGGCAGGCGGCGCAGAACCCGGGCTTCGCGCTGGCGCAGCGGTTCTATTCGATGAACCTGCGACTCGAGGGCAATCGCGAGTGGAACTGGCAACTGCGCGGCATGACCGACCGGCAACTGATCGCCGCGGCCGCCTACGCGAACCAGATCGAGGTGTTCGACCGGGCCGTGAACACGGCGGACAAGACGCGCGTCGAGCACGATTTTTCGTTGCGTTATCTGTCGCCGTTTCGCTCGATCGTCGACCGCTACGCCGCGTCGACCGGGCTGGACGTCGAATGGGCGTATGGTCTGATGCGGCAGGAGTCGCGCTTCATCTACAATGCCCGGTCCGGCGTGGGCGCGAGCGGCCTGATGCAACTGATGCCGGGCACCGCGGACCTGGTCGCGCGCAGGCTCGGCCTGGGCCGGCTGAGCCGCGACCAGATCAACGAACTCGACATGAACATCCAGCTGGGCACCAATTACCTGGCGATGGTCTACAACCAGTTCGATCAGTCGCCGGTGCTGGCGTCGGCGGGATACAACGCCGGTCCGGGACGTTCGCGGCAGTGGCGGCAGGCGTTGACGCGGCCCGTGGAAGGCGCCATTTTCGCCGAAACGATTCCGTTCAACGAGACGCGCGACTACGTGAAGAACGTGCTGTCGAACACCACCTACTATGGTGTGCTGTTCGAGGGACGGCCGCAATCGCTGAAGAGCCGGCTCGGCATCATTTCCCCTTGA
- a CDS encoding PipA/GogA/GtgA family type III secretion system effector, whose amino-acid sequence MDDIADARPEAAMRLPHLDLTILALHHLLSAAHDGGSRPATAAAWRPCERHRDAPALAHAARAGLLDAREAATAHAPAGTTWTQTRRVPRRTPSAQARARARRNAATTPATATAGRTPRARPTRQAVPATPIDWSKAWLALPVYQRAELAQAMAHANRTDTAGRDLDAHLAAQSAQNRAMTRAWLCQPIAPSRETPATVVADASRRRPDADTLDLYHRLQADPTMTLSDAVAIAGRLADARVGRMPVTVSSPIAESAYQANRLADVFDLAALCHPPPTALRLLRRVHAALAALYPEYRAALLDEHAVAVATQLRQRCTMAAPDTVTGLSGAAAQGDFQSAVNAELTANARAAHLLPWGATSRADGRAWFDGIAVRDAAGKTPIDLVEDLIRLRPSLVRRLRLPAHAAPDDPAPAAAAGTDAMDATDAMHADAARAQRPLLVQWMKKRLNDLVESTRFPFGTPPQSIDTILLRLSAMHGVQRTPGEDFATILRDFTRLCAVWQARPGYWMSPTLAAAVHLAHASGTHAAPEPLDRAAREYRLTGFFHDRLQAYRALPGQDPSAWPECAAVPAARGCAAAANRTDAVAPTLPSLDASPNAGSDARAGAQAASAPGRQFLETTESLLILNWPMHIGRTLARGAPRDILGLLPFAVPAYDIEEGIRLGNQSRALRGAFQFGADVAMTWIGGRIDAALAVPEALPALEREERAALAMLHHGATTLGETRPRYLPLSPDTAIERPRGVVPVSDDSLLPLAHRQRAARARNGEIVPVSLANMPQAWIVHLRQEDRVLPVGLSGSTVWQLDWEGHAIGVVDDLRLDGIRETLFDQARSRLPAAPAPPWTMTDGRTVQTMERWLAARSTAAPSRRIPEPREAEAALRGVLDCDEGNPDARVIVAELRAAYRRSETFRLIADSATVHATGRRAGLAIAPGTAPHYAPARHRITVPPAAEIAQLEYRGWHGPTRFDARDVWIHEFIHAMTQMHDPEPSLAALHRGPVVYLTDRILYELNRRSPERIAYAPPPPADGAAGGYSERIADRVIRENILLDEQLAPKTTMRPETSVLGVPVRERATVDDAMRIETMVRASMARQKPRTPFADRLLDVVRVDTPDARTPPGAHLRLARDFVFHAREIYEGHAWARGFLDAWLRREDTKKWTLRYRSPAQARQDAVPCRVQSPRHRIELSFADTFAYLCPTGLRPYTMRRRVATLLSELAMSSRRPASNIDASVERGATVYIENKLLGLGRDSEERRVSAGVWHRQPAAPFAFPRVNPTLARRVADDEDRFLASVCTSTPQGGCACS is encoded by the coding sequence TTGGACGACATCGCCGATGCCCGCCCGGAGGCTGCCATGCGCCTGCCGCATCTCGATCTGACCATACTCGCCCTGCATCATCTATTGAGCGCCGCGCATGACGGCGGCTCGCGCCCCGCCACGGCGGCGGCGTGGCGGCCCTGCGAACGGCACCGGGACGCGCCCGCCCTGGCCCACGCCGCACGCGCCGGCTTGCTCGACGCGCGCGAAGCCGCCACGGCGCACGCCCCCGCCGGAACGACATGGACGCAGACGCGCCGCGTCCCGCGCCGCACGCCATCCGCCCAGGCCCGCGCCCGCGCCCGCCGAAATGCGGCAACTACCCCAGCCACCGCGACCGCCGGGCGGACGCCGCGCGCACGACCCACTCGCCAGGCCGTGCCGGCAACGCCCATCGATTGGTCGAAAGCATGGCTGGCATTGCCCGTCTATCAGCGCGCGGAACTCGCACAGGCGATGGCGCATGCGAACCGGACGGACACCGCAGGGCGCGATCTCGATGCGCACCTGGCGGCGCAAAGCGCGCAAAACCGCGCCATGACGCGCGCGTGGCTGTGCCAACCCATCGCACCATCCCGCGAAACCCCTGCCACTGTCGTCGCGGACGCGTCACGCCGTCGCCCGGATGCCGACACGCTCGATCTCTATCACCGCCTCCAGGCCGACCCCACGATGACGTTGTCCGACGCCGTGGCCATCGCGGGCCGGCTCGCCGACGCCCGCGTCGGGCGCATGCCCGTCACCGTGTCGTCTCCCATCGCGGAATCCGCCTACCAGGCGAACCGTCTCGCCGATGTGTTCGATCTCGCGGCGCTCTGCCACCCGCCGCCCACCGCCTTGCGTCTGCTGCGCCGGGTTCATGCCGCGCTCGCCGCCCTGTATCCGGAGTATCGGGCGGCGTTGCTCGACGAACATGCCGTCGCCGTCGCGACCCAGTTACGGCAGCGCTGCACGATGGCGGCGCCAGACACCGTGACAGGCCTGTCCGGGGCGGCCGCGCAGGGCGATTTCCAAAGCGCGGTCAATGCGGAACTCACGGCGAACGCGCGCGCCGCGCATCTGCTTCCCTGGGGCGCGACGTCCCGCGCGGACGGACGGGCGTGGTTCGATGGCATCGCGGTACGGGACGCGGCCGGCAAAACCCCGATCGATCTGGTCGAGGACCTGATCCGGCTTCGTCCCTCTCTCGTGCGCCGTCTGCGCCTGCCCGCCCACGCCGCGCCGGACGATCCGGCGCCGGCTGCCGCTGCCGGGACCGACGCAATGGATGCGACCGACGCGATGCACGCCGACGCCGCGCGGGCGCAACGCCCACTGCTCGTGCAGTGGATGAAAAAACGATTGAACGATCTGGTCGAAAGCACACGCTTTCCCTTCGGCACCCCGCCCCAATCGATCGACACCATTTTGCTGCGACTTTCCGCCATGCACGGTGTCCAGCGCACGCCGGGTGAGGATTTCGCCACCATCCTGCGCGATTTCACGCGTCTGTGCGCGGTCTGGCAGGCACGTCCCGGCTACTGGATGTCGCCCACGCTGGCCGCCGCCGTGCACCTCGCCCATGCCAGCGGAACGCACGCCGCACCGGAACCGCTCGACCGGGCGGCGCGGGAATACCGCCTGACCGGTTTCTTTCATGACCGCTTGCAGGCGTACCGGGCCCTGCCGGGGCAGGATCCGAGCGCATGGCCGGAGTGCGCGGCCGTGCCCGCCGCGCGTGGCTGCGCCGCTGCCGCGAACCGGACCGACGCGGTCGCACCCACGCTTCCCAGCCTGGACGCCAGCCCGAACGCCGGCTCGGACGCCCGAGCGGGCGCGCAGGCTGCGTCCGCGCCCGGGCGTCAATTCCTGGAAACCACCGAATCGCTGCTGATCCTGAACTGGCCGATGCACATCGGGCGCACGCTCGCGCGCGGCGCGCCCCGGGACATCCTCGGCCTGCTGCCGTTCGCCGTGCCGGCCTACGATATCGAGGAAGGCATACGCCTGGGCAACCAGAGCCGCGCCCTGCGCGGCGCCTTCCAGTTCGGCGCCGATGTCGCCATGACCTGGATCGGCGGACGGATCGACGCGGCGCTGGCGGTGCCGGAAGCGCTGCCGGCGCTGGAGCGGGAAGAACGCGCGGCGCTGGCCATGTTGCACCACGGCGCGACGACACTGGGCGAAACACGGCCGCGATACCTGCCGCTGTCGCCGGATACGGCCATCGAACGGCCGCGCGGCGTCGTACCCGTGTCCGACGACAGCCTGCTGCCCCTGGCACACCGGCAACGGGCGGCGCGCGCGCGCAACGGCGAGATCGTCCCGGTCAGCCTGGCCAATATGCCGCAAGCCTGGATCGTCCATCTACGGCAGGAGGACCGCGTGCTCCCGGTCGGGCTGTCCGGCTCGACAGTCTGGCAACTCGACTGGGAAGGCCATGCCATCGGCGTCGTCGACGACCTGCGTCTGGACGGTATTCGGGAGACGCTGTTCGACCAGGCGCGTTCCCGCCTACCCGCCGCGCCCGCGCCGCCATGGACCATGACCGACGGCCGAACCGTGCAGACCATGGAGCGGTGGCTCGCCGCCCGTTCGACCGCCGCGCCGTCGCGCCGCATACCGGAGCCACGGGAAGCGGAAGCCGCGCTGCGCGGCGTGCTCGATTGCGACGAGGGCAATCCGGATGCACGCGTGATCGTCGCGGAACTGCGCGCCGCCTACCGACGCTCGGAAACCTTTCGCTTGATCGCGGACTCGGCCACGGTGCACGCGACCGGTCGCCGCGCGGGCCTCGCGATCGCGCCGGGCACGGCGCCCCATTACGCGCCCGCACGGCACCGCATCACGGTGCCTCCCGCCGCTGAAATCGCGCAACTCGAATACCGCGGCTGGCATGGCCCGACGCGGTTCGACGCCCGGGATGTCTGGATCCATGAATTCATTCACGCGATGACGCAGATGCACGACCCGGAACCCTCGCTGGCCGCCCTGCACCGTGGACCGGTGGTGTACCTCACCGATCGCATCCTGTACGAACTGAACCGGCGCTCTCCGGAAAGAATCGCCTACGCGCCACCGCCACCCGCGGACGGTGCGGCCGGCGGGTACTCGGAACGCATCGCCGACCGGGTGATTCGTGAAAACATTCTGCTCGACGAACAACTCGCGCCCAAGACGACCATGCGACCCGAGACGTCCGTTCTCGGCGTCCCGGTTCGGGAACGCGCCACCGTCGATGACGCGATGCGCATCGAGACGATGGTTCGCGCGTCCATGGCGCGCCAAAAACCCCGCACGCCGTTCGCGGACAGACTCCTCGACGTGGTTCGCGTGGATACGCCGGACGCGAGAACGCCTCCAGGCGCACACCTGCGCCTCGCGCGGGATTTCGTGTTCCACGCCCGGGAAATCTACGAAGGCCATGCCTGGGCGCGCGGTTTCCTGGACGCGTGGCTGCGGCGCGAGGACACGAAGAAATGGACGCTGCGCTATCGGTCGCCCGCACAGGCGCGGCAGGATGCCGTGCCCTGCCGCGTGCAATCGCCCCGTCATCGAATCGAACTGTCGTTCGCCGACACCTTCGCCTATCTCTGTCCAACCGGACTGCGGCCGTACACCATGCGACGGCGCGTCGCGACCCTCTTGAGCGAACTGGCCATGTCTTCCCGGAGGCCGGCATCGAACATCGATGCCAGCGTCGAACGCGGCGCCACGGTCTACATCGAGAACAAGTTGCTCGGGCTGGGCCGCGACAGCGAGGAACGCCGCGTATCGGCGGGTGTCTGGCATCGTCAACCGGCGGCGCCCTTCGCCTTTCCGAGGGTCAATCCCACGCTGGCGCGCCGCGTCGCCGATGACGAAGACCGCTTCCTCGCATCGGTCTGCACGTCCACGCCGCAGGGCGGCTGCGCGTGTTCCTGA
- a CDS encoding 5-formyltetrahydrofolate cyclo-ligase — MKESISRDHRDSAAEPSAASSVAPRAAPAADAKRLWRATLLATRARLTACAPDAIAQLNQRLADWLEEQDAHSLAFYWPTHGEPDLRETIVAWLARDTRRRAALPVIESARAPLVFRGWTPDAPMRPGRYGIPVPAAGEIGMPALLLIPCVGFDARGYRLGYGGGFYDRTLAAATPRPRTLGVALDGCRVAALPNEAHDLPLDHVLTETGAIDTAAAR; from the coding sequence ATGAAGGAGAGCATATCACGCGACCATCGCGATTCCGCCGCCGAGCCATCCGCCGCGTCGTCGGTCGCACCCCGCGCCGCACCTGCCGCCGACGCGAAACGTCTCTGGCGCGCGACCCTGCTCGCCACGCGCGCGCGCCTGACGGCATGCGCCCCCGACGCCATTGCACAGTTGAATCAGCGGCTTGCGGACTGGCTTGAGGAACAGGACGCGCACAGCCTGGCGTTCTACTGGCCGACACACGGCGAGCCGGACCTGCGCGAGACCATCGTTGCGTGGCTGGCACGCGACACCCGGCGCCGCGCCGCGCTGCCGGTGATCGAAAGCGCGCGCGCACCCCTGGTCTTTCGCGGCTGGACGCCCGATGCGCCGATGCGCCCCGGTCGCTACGGCATTCCCGTGCCGGCCGCCGGGGAAATAGGCATGCCTGCGCTGCTGTTGATCCCCTGCGTCGGCTTCGATGCGCGCGGTTATCGCCTCGGCTATGGCGGCGGCTTCTACGACCGCACGCTCGCAGCGGCCACGCCCCGGCCGCGCACGCTCGGCGTCGCGCTCGACGGCTGCCGCGTCGCCGCGTTGCCGAACGAGGCGCACGATCTGCCGCTCGACCACGTCCTGACGGAAACCGGCGCGATCGACACCGCGGCGGCGCGCTGA
- a CDS encoding PipA/GogA/GtgA family type III secretion system effector: MRLPNLDVALLAAHYLLAAARGDSSHDRSATLSPRHAARTRPATTRNDADRFGPLAASLPNAMDRATRAGLFTLPDGERQERDPALPTPCCPRERRHATPRGGRHARAAESAPPPDTPDMSTHATSAPSSPSTALGGRNAPPVPAIWTRMWDALPISQRADLARAAARAQRLEIPIPHSLTTVENENAALTQRWLSDPIDRPVRRVYPALPAYAQEGQRTDDVDLDRMLRATSTQRLEDAMRAAERLAWEVSPRALTAEQETAYQADRLADLFDLDRLCDSRRSDLSLLRTVHVVLRARFPRYRAPLRDAHAIAVAARLRQRCETRRDEDLPASQARIFAQEVAAELEAESFAARLIPWRAAPMANADPWFDGMAIRNAVGKNVTGLAMDLIRRQPGLAHDLVMQKDPACRLALPVRPRTLLSIATRQCHRLLETWVRKRLNDLRESTRFPLGTPPQSIDTILLRLAGAHGVRLSAGADFATVMRDFHRLCAAWRAAPAYWIPPTLAAALHLAHATEDRATLIATAAEARENQAIDRFHERLAAYADPAGNREPQRLRELHAPPPHPLAANRTDALPPSNEARQDEKAQRSAVPSQGATTREFVQSLLVLPCWPMHVGETLARGEPREILSLLPFVVPAYDIEEGIRHGNETRALRGAFQFGADLLMTWLGGRVEASLALPAALPLVENGERATLGMLHRGLETLGDARALSLPLTERVSVEPAIPMVTLADTDLPLRYRPLASRARDGEIVPVELPNVPRAGLVHLPRENRVIPVGLAGDVIWELDWNGHIVAPMSDARLGELKPKIRTELRHPAASAEPADTATIANGVTVTSTTRWLDAHATAPPTRGANSNSFAATVLTDLMTIDEENGEQLRIFQELGLAYRRSETFRLLARGAALRTNPSPLRFDIRSEAIPAYAPAEHVITLPPADELAEIEYLGATGAVHFNPKDVWIHEVVHAMTLLTDPPPALAATHRGPVVYLTDRILYEINRPAPERIAYAVPATRARTLGKTDLKHTAERVIRENLMLDAQLARRTPISPDTLVRGTPVGQRATVLAAKRIEESIVHASSASRTPRIPFPDELVARLHGDTFLASEHSSAHLRLLRHFVEHARYLYDGSAWARKFLDAWLERDPTTRWTLHRFSRILAEREGTPCRVDTSYRRIELSLASSFAYLSPTGLKPYTMQRRVATLLAELGLPARTRTANAIDIDTERGAAVYVENKLLGLADDSEDRRIAARIWRDRPPNPPAADIPVNPTLARRAADDEDRFLASVCIRETDNTCVCS, translated from the coding sequence ATGCGCTTGCCGAACCTGGACGTGGCATTGCTGGCCGCCCATTACCTGCTTGCCGCGGCGCGCGGCGATAGCTCGCACGACCGGTCGGCCACCCTGAGCCCGCGACACGCCGCGCGTACGCGTCCGGCCACAACGAGGAACGACGCCGACAGGTTTGGTCCCCTGGCGGCGTCGCTTCCGAACGCGATGGACCGCGCGACACGTGCGGGTCTGTTCACTCTTCCGGACGGGGAGCGGCAAGAACGCGACCCCGCACTCCCCACGCCTTGCTGCCCGCGCGAGCGGCGCCACGCCACGCCACGCGGGGGCCGCCATGCGCGCGCGGCCGAGAGTGCGCCGCCGCCCGACACGCCCGACATGTCCACGCACGCCACCTCCGCGCCGTCGTCGCCTTCTACGGCACTCGGCGGGCGCAATGCCCCCCCTGTTCCCGCCATCTGGACCCGCATGTGGGATGCCTTGCCGATCTCTCAACGCGCGGATCTCGCGCGCGCGGCGGCACGCGCGCAACGTCTGGAAATTCCCATCCCGCACAGTCTGACGACGGTGGAAAACGAAAATGCCGCCCTCACGCAGCGATGGCTGTCGGACCCGATCGACCGTCCCGTGCGCCGCGTCTATCCCGCATTGCCGGCATATGCGCAGGAAGGTCAACGCACCGACGACGTCGACCTCGATCGCATGCTGCGCGCGACGTCGACACAGCGCCTGGAGGACGCGATGCGCGCCGCCGAGCGGCTCGCATGGGAGGTGTCCCCCCGGGCACTGACGGCGGAACAAGAGACCGCCTATCAAGCCGACCGGCTGGCCGATCTCTTCGACCTCGATCGCCTGTGCGATTCCCGGCGCAGCGACCTGTCCCTGCTGCGCACCGTTCACGTCGTCTTGCGCGCACGCTTTCCACGCTATCGCGCGCCGCTGCGCGACGCACATGCGATCGCCGTCGCCGCGCGCTTGCGCCAGCGCTGCGAAACCCGGAGGGACGAGGACCTGCCTGCCAGCCAGGCACGCATTTTCGCGCAGGAAGTCGCTGCGGAACTCGAAGCGGAATCCTTCGCCGCCCGGTTGATTCCCTGGCGCGCCGCACCCATGGCGAACGCGGACCCCTGGTTCGACGGCATGGCGATCCGCAACGCGGTCGGCAAGAACGTCACCGGCCTGGCGATGGATCTCATCCGTCGCCAACCCGGCCTCGCCCACGATCTCGTGATGCAGAAAGATCCAGCGTGCCGCCTCGCGCTGCCGGTGAGGCCCCGGACGCTGCTTTCGATCGCCACGCGGCAATGCCACCGGCTGCTCGAAACCTGGGTGCGCAAGCGGCTGAACGATCTGCGCGAAAGCACCCGCTTTCCGCTCGGCACCCCGCCCCAATCGATCGACACCATCCTCCTGAGGCTCGCCGGCGCCCATGGCGTGCGTCTTTCCGCGGGAGCGGACTTCGCCACCGTCATGCGCGACTTCCATCGTCTTTGCGCTGCCTGGCGCGCCGCGCCCGCATACTGGATCCCGCCCACGCTCGCCGCGGCGCTGCATCTCGCCCATGCCACGGAAGACCGCGCGACGCTGATCGCCACGGCCGCGGAAGCACGGGAAAACCAGGCGATCGACCGCTTCCATGAACGCCTCGCGGCGTACGCCGACCCCGCGGGGAATCGGGAACCGCAACGCCTGCGGGAACTGCACGCGCCCCCTCCCCACCCGCTGGCTGCGAATCGCACTGACGCGCTCCCGCCGTCGAACGAAGCGCGACAGGACGAAAAAGCGCAGCGCAGCGCCGTGCCCAGCCAGGGCGCCACCACCCGGGAATTCGTTCAGTCGCTGCTGGTTCTCCCATGCTGGCCGATGCACGTCGGCGAAACGCTGGCACGCGGCGAACCCCGGGAAATACTCAGCCTGCTGCCGTTCGTCGTGCCGGCCTACGATATCGAGGAGGGCATCCGCCACGGCAACGAGACGCGCGCGCTGCGCGGCGCTTTTCAGTTCGGGGCGGACCTCCTGATGACCTGGCTTGGTGGGCGCGTCGAAGCCTCCCTGGCCTTGCCCGCCGCGCTCCCGCTCGTCGAGAATGGCGAGCGGGCCACGCTCGGCATGTTGCATCGCGGCCTCGAGACGCTGGGCGATGCGCGCGCCCTCTCGTTGCCGTTGACCGAGCGGGTGAGCGTGGAGCCGGCTATCCCGATGGTGACGCTCGCCGATACCGACCTGCCCTTGCGCTACCGTCCCCTGGCCTCGCGCGCCCGCGACGGCGAAATCGTGCCGGTCGAGCTCCCGAACGTACCCCGCGCGGGACTGGTCCACCTGCCACGCGAAAACCGCGTCATTCCGGTCGGGCTGGCGGGCGATGTCATCTGGGAACTGGACTGGAACGGCCATATCGTGGCGCCCATGAGCGATGCGCGCCTGGGCGAACTCAAACCGAAAATCCGAACGGAGTTGCGTCACCCCGCCGCGTCGGCCGAGCCAGCCGACACCGCGACGATCGCCAACGGCGTAACGGTGACGTCGACGACGCGCTGGCTCGACGCGCACGCCACGGCACCCCCGACGCGCGGCGCGAACAGCAACTCGTTCGCGGCAACGGTGTTGACGGACCTGATGACCATCGACGAGGAAAATGGCGAGCAGCTACGCATTTTCCAGGAACTCGGACTCGCCTACCGCCGCTCGGAGACGTTTCGTTTATTGGCGCGCGGGGCCGCGCTTCGGACGAACCCCTCGCCGCTGCGGTTCGACATCCGTTCGGAGGCGATCCCGGCCTACGCCCCCGCCGAGCATGTCATCACCCTGCCGCCGGCCGACGAACTGGCCGAGATCGAGTACCTGGGCGCGACGGGTGCGGTGCATTTCAACCCAAAGGATGTCTGGATTCACGAGGTCGTGCATGCGATGACCCTGCTGACCGATCCGCCGCCCGCGCTGGCGGCCACCCATCGTGGGCCAGTCGTGTATCTCACCGACAGGATCCTGTACGAGATCAACCGGCCGGCGCCGGAAAGAATCGCGTACGCGGTGCCTGCGACGCGCGCTCGCACGCTCGGGAAAACGGATTTGAAACATACCGCCGAGCGCGTCATTCGGGAAAACCTGATGCTCGACGCGCAGTTGGCGCGCCGAACGCCCATTTCACCGGACACGCTCGTTCGCGGCACGCCGGTGGGGCAGCGGGCTACCGTGCTGGCCGCGAAACGGATCGAAGAATCCATCGTGCACGCCTCCTCCGCCAGCAGAACGCCGCGCATACCGTTTCCGGACGAACTCGTCGCACGGCTCCATGGGGACACCTTTCTCGCGAGCGAGCACAGCAGCGCCCACCTGCGCCTGCTGCGCCATTTCGTCGAGCATGCGCGCTACCTCTACGACGGCAGTGCCTGGGCACGGAAATTTCTGGACGCCTGGCTCGAGCGCGACCCGACGACGCGGTGGACCCTGCATCGCTTCTCGCGCATCCTGGCCGAGCGCGAAGGCACGCCCTGCCGGGTGGACACGAGCTATCGCCGCATCGAACTCTCGCTCGCGTCGTCGTTCGCTTACCTCAGCCCGACCGGGCTCAAGCCGTACACGATGCAGCGGCGCGTCGCCACGCTGCTGGCCGAACTCGGATTGCCCGCGCGTACCCGCACCGCGAACGCCATCGACATCGACACCGAGCGCGGCGCCGCCGTCTATGTCGAGAACAAATTGCTGGGACTCGCCGACGACAGCGAGGACCGTCGCATCGCCGCGCGCATCTGGCGCGACCGGCCGCCCAACCCGCCGGCCGCCGACATTCCCGTCAATCCCACCCTCGCGCGCCGCGCGGCCGACGACGAGGACCGTTTCCTGGCGTCGGTCTGCATCCGCGAGACCGACAACACCTGCGTTTGCAGTTAG